In Mastomys coucha isolate ucsf_1 unplaced genomic scaffold, UCSF_Mcou_1 pScaffold5, whole genome shotgun sequence, one genomic interval encodes:
- the Krt23 gene encoding keratin, type I cytoskeletal 23 has product MNSSHSFNSASAHSLGSTWGQRGSCHRTPSVHGGAGGVRISLSFTTPGCPPPGGSWGSGRSSPLLGGNGKVTMQNLNDRLATYLEKVRALEEANSKLESRILRWHQEREPSHRKDYSQYEENISHLQEQIVDGKMANAHIVVLIDNARMAVDDFNLKFENEHSLKKDLEIEVEGLRKTLDDLTIVTTDLEQEVEGMRKELILMKKRHEQEMEENHLPSDFKVSVKVDTTPGEDLIKVLEDMRQEYELIIKKKHQELDTWFREQSAAMAQEMTSPAPVQGNQSDIHELRRTFQALEIDLQAQHSRKSALENMLTETQARYSCRLQDMQQIISHYEEELIQLRQDLERQNNEHKVLLGIKTHLEKEIATYRRLLEGDTEGRMDGSESRLKGSAASTIKAITQESVNGRIVLSQVNEIQKHM; this is encoded by the exons ATGAACTCCAGCCACAGCTTTAACTCAGCCTCTGCCCACAGCCTCGGAAGCACCTGGGGGCAGCGTGGGAGCTGCCATAGAACCCCGAGCGTCCATGGAGGCGCAGGGGGTGTCCGCATCTCCCTTTCCTTCACCACGCCAGGCTGCCCACCTCCTGGAGGGTCATGGGGGTCTGGAAGAAGCAGTCCCCTGCTAGGTGGCAATGGCAAGGTCACCATGCAGAACCTCAATGATCGCCTGGCCACTTACCTGGAGAAGGTGAGGGCTCTGGAGGAGGCCAACTCGAAGCTGGAAAGCCGCATCCTTCGGTGGCATCAGGAGAGAGAACCCAGCCACAGAAAGGATTATTCCCAATATGAGGAAAACATCAGCCACCTGCAGGAGCAG ATAGTGGACGGTAAGATGGCCAATGCTCACATTGTTGTGCTCATTGACAACGCCAGGATGGCAGTGGATGACTTCAACCTGAA GTTTGAAAATGAACACTCCTTAAAGAAAGACTTGGAAATTGAAGTTGAGGGCCTCCGAAAGACCTTGGATGATCTGACCATTGTCACGACAGACCTGGAACAGGAAGTGGAGGGAATGAGAAAAGAGCTCATCCTCATGAAGAAGCGCCATGAGCAG gaaatggaggagaaTCACTTGCCAAGTGACTTCAAGGTCAGTGTGAAGGTGGACACAACCCCAGGGGAAGATCTGATCAAGGTCTTGGAAGATATGAGGCAAGAATACGAgttaataataaagaagaaacatCAAGAGTTGGACACCTGGTTCAGAGAGcag TCAGCTGCCATGGCCCAGGAGATGACCAGTCCTGCACCTGTACAGGGCAATCAAAGTGATATCCATGAGCTGAGGCGAACATTCCAAGCCCTAGAGATTGACCTGCAGGCCCAGCACAGCAGG AAATCCGCTTTGGAAAATATGCTGACAGAGACCCAGGCCCGGTACTCCTGCCGTCTCCAGGACATGCAGCAGATCATCTCCCACTATGAGGAAGAGCTGATTCAGCTCCGCCAAGACCTGGAGCGTCAGAACAACGAACACAAGGTGCTGTTGGGCATCAAAACCCACCTGGAGAAGGAAATCGCCACCTACCGCCGGCTCCTGGAGGGAGACACTGAAGG GAGGATGGATGGATCTGAGTCAAGACTAAAAG GATCTGCAGCTTCAACGATCAAGGCCATCACTCAAGAGAGTGTCAATGGAAGAATAGTTCTTTCTCAAGTGAATGAGATACAAAAGCATATGTGA